Proteins from a genomic interval of Arachis hypogaea cultivar Tifrunner chromosome 10, arahy.Tifrunner.gnm2.J5K5, whole genome shotgun sequence:
- the LOC112717118 gene encoding uncharacterized protein isoform X3: MGTEESDKLGASFKFMEPKDETVNRSLQPHWTSSMQSTISQYNFLHESMRISNNSAIAGVIPNQQQQPSAVPVVGPAGDAASVFSEKIQRMFGANNEDSIKKCNGSLQSKSSITKEAKEIKIICSTPNHDMSGASGGKEPSDEGHDSKHDFPSPKQKCNVVSENVNSRKQHKDTMAGLNASASVAKLAKLENDEIRKERKRLSNRESAKRSRLRKQKECEELRGNMDNLKDENSSLTHMLIRLSEECMDLSNENDSIQAKSFLYQGNNTNRKCVIWLRNRLNWLRCMEQNQ; the protein is encoded by the exons ATGGGAACAGAAGAATCTGATAAACTTGGTGCATCTTTCAAATTTATGGAGCCTAAAGAT GAAACTGTAAACAGGTCTTTGCAGCCACATTGGACTAGTTCTATGCAG TCAACCATCTCtcaatataattttttgcatGAGTCCATGAGGATTTCTAATAATTCTGCTATAGCTGGAGTGATTCCAAATCAGCAGCAACAACCAAGTGCTGTCCCAGTAGTTGGGCCTGCTGGG GATGCTGCATCAGTTTTTTCTGAAAAAATACAAAGGATGTTTGGTGCAAATAACGaggattcaattaaaaaatgTAATGGAAGCTTACAATCTAAAAGCTCAATCACTAAGGAAGCAAAAGAAATTAAGATCATCTGCTCAACTCCAAACCATGACATGAGTGGAGCAAGTGGAGGCAAAGAACCTTCAGATGAAGGCCATGACAGTAAACAT GATTTCCCTTCACCAAAGCAGAAATGCAATGTGGTGTCTGAAAATG TAAATTCAAGAAAACAACACAAGGATACAATGGCTGGTCTGAATGCTTCTGCCAGTGTTGCTAAACTTGCAAAACTg GAAAATGATGaaataaggaaagaaagaaaaagattatCTAATCGCGAATCAGCCAAGAGATCAAGGTTAAGAAAACAG AAAGAATGCGAAGAGCTACGTGGAAACATGGACAATTTAAAGGATGAAAATTCCTCACTCACACACATGCTTATAAGGCTTTCAGAGGAATGTATGGATCTCAGCAATGAAAACGATTCTATCCAG GCAAAGAGCTTTTTATATCAAGGAAACAATACTAACAGAAAGTGTGTGATTTGGTTGAGGAACAGGCTGAACTGGTTAAGATGTATGGAGCAGAATCAATAG
- the LOC112717118 gene encoding uncharacterized protein isoform X4 has protein sequence MGTEESDKLGASFKFMEPKDETVNRSLQPHWTSSMQSTISQYNFLHESMRISNNSAIAGVIPNQQQQPSAVPVVGPAGDAASVFSEKIQRMFGANNEDSIKKCNGSLQSKSSITKEAKEIKIICSTPNHDMSGASGGKEPSDEGHDSKHDFPSPKQKCNVVSENVNSRKQHKDTMAGLNASASVAKLAKLENDEIRKERKRLSNRESAKRSRLRKQKECEELRGNMDNLKDENSSLTHMLIRLSEECMDLSNENDSIQAELVKMYGAESIADLLPMKPS, from the exons ATGGGAACAGAAGAATCTGATAAACTTGGTGCATCTTTCAAATTTATGGAGCCTAAAGAT GAAACTGTAAACAGGTCTTTGCAGCCACATTGGACTAGTTCTATGCAG TCAACCATCTCtcaatataattttttgcatGAGTCCATGAGGATTTCTAATAATTCTGCTATAGCTGGAGTGATTCCAAATCAGCAGCAACAACCAAGTGCTGTCCCAGTAGTTGGGCCTGCTGGG GATGCTGCATCAGTTTTTTCTGAAAAAATACAAAGGATGTTTGGTGCAAATAACGaggattcaattaaaaaatgTAATGGAAGCTTACAATCTAAAAGCTCAATCACTAAGGAAGCAAAAGAAATTAAGATCATCTGCTCAACTCCAAACCATGACATGAGTGGAGCAAGTGGAGGCAAAGAACCTTCAGATGAAGGCCATGACAGTAAACAT GATTTCCCTTCACCAAAGCAGAAATGCAATGTGGTGTCTGAAAATG TAAATTCAAGAAAACAACACAAGGATACAATGGCTGGTCTGAATGCTTCTGCCAGTGTTGCTAAACTTGCAAAACTg GAAAATGATGaaataaggaaagaaagaaaaagattatCTAATCGCGAATCAGCCAAGAGATCAAGGTTAAGAAAACAG AAAGAATGCGAAGAGCTACGTGGAAACATGGACAATTTAAAGGATGAAAATTCCTCACTCACACACATGCTTATAAGGCTTTCAGAGGAATGTATGGATCTCAGCAATGAAAACGATTCTATCCAG GCTGAACTGGTTAAGATGTATGGAGCAGAATCAATAGCAGATCTATTGCCCATGAAGCCTTCTTGA
- the LOC112717118 gene encoding G-box-binding factor 1 isoform X1: MGTEESDKLGASFKFMEPKDETVNRSLQPHWTSSMQAYHNAGSTPIPFLNPHYGPYFGQFIWPKQSTISQYNFLHESMRISNNSAIAGVIPNQQQQPSAVPVVGPAGDAASVFSEKIQRMFGANNEDSIKKCNGSLQSKSSITKEAKEIKIICSTPNHDMSGASGGKEPSDEGHDSKHDFPSPKQKCNVVSENVNSRKQHKDTMAGLNASASVAKLAKLENDEIRKERKRLSNRESAKRSRLRKQKECEELRGNMDNLKDENSSLTHMLIRLSEECMDLSNENDSIQAKSFLYQGNNTNRKCVIWLRNRLNWLRCMEQNQ, from the exons ATGGGAACAGAAGAATCTGATAAACTTGGTGCATCTTTCAAATTTATGGAGCCTAAAGAT GAAACTGTAAACAGGTCTTTGCAGCCACATTGGACTAGTTCTATGCAG gcatatcataatgcTGGTTCTACTCCAATCCCCTTCTTAAACCCGCATTATGGTCCTTACTTTGGCCAATTCATTTGGCCAAAACAG TCAACCATCTCtcaatataattttttgcatGAGTCCATGAGGATTTCTAATAATTCTGCTATAGCTGGAGTGATTCCAAATCAGCAGCAACAACCAAGTGCTGTCCCAGTAGTTGGGCCTGCTGGG GATGCTGCATCAGTTTTTTCTGAAAAAATACAAAGGATGTTTGGTGCAAATAACGaggattcaattaaaaaatgTAATGGAAGCTTACAATCTAAAAGCTCAATCACTAAGGAAGCAAAAGAAATTAAGATCATCTGCTCAACTCCAAACCATGACATGAGTGGAGCAAGTGGAGGCAAAGAACCTTCAGATGAAGGCCATGACAGTAAACAT GATTTCCCTTCACCAAAGCAGAAATGCAATGTGGTGTCTGAAAATG TAAATTCAAGAAAACAACACAAGGATACAATGGCTGGTCTGAATGCTTCTGCCAGTGTTGCTAAACTTGCAAAACTg GAAAATGATGaaataaggaaagaaagaaaaagattatCTAATCGCGAATCAGCCAAGAGATCAAGGTTAAGAAAACAG AAAGAATGCGAAGAGCTACGTGGAAACATGGACAATTTAAAGGATGAAAATTCCTCACTCACACACATGCTTATAAGGCTTTCAGAGGAATGTATGGATCTCAGCAATGAAAACGATTCTATCCAG GCAAAGAGCTTTTTATATCAAGGAAACAATACTAACAGAAAGTGTGTGATTTGGTTGAGGAACAGGCTGAACTGGTTAAGATGTATGGAGCAGAATCAATAG
- the LOC112717118 gene encoding G-box-binding factor 1 isoform X2, with translation MGTEESDKLGASFKFMEPKDETVNRSLQPHWTSSMQAYHNAGSTPIPFLNPHYGPYFGQFIWPKQSTISQYNFLHESMRISNNSAIAGVIPNQQQQPSAVPVVGPAGDAASVFSEKIQRMFGANNEDSIKKCNGSLQSKSSITKEAKEIKIICSTPNHDMSGASGGKEPSDEGHDSKHDFPSPKQKCNVVSENVNSRKQHKDTMAGLNASASVAKLAKLENDEIRKERKRLSNRESAKRSRLRKQKECEELRGNMDNLKDENSSLTHMLIRLSEECMDLSNENDSIQAELVKMYGAESIADLLPMKPS, from the exons ATGGGAACAGAAGAATCTGATAAACTTGGTGCATCTTTCAAATTTATGGAGCCTAAAGAT GAAACTGTAAACAGGTCTTTGCAGCCACATTGGACTAGTTCTATGCAG gcatatcataatgcTGGTTCTACTCCAATCCCCTTCTTAAACCCGCATTATGGTCCTTACTTTGGCCAATTCATTTGGCCAAAACAG TCAACCATCTCtcaatataattttttgcatGAGTCCATGAGGATTTCTAATAATTCTGCTATAGCTGGAGTGATTCCAAATCAGCAGCAACAACCAAGTGCTGTCCCAGTAGTTGGGCCTGCTGGG GATGCTGCATCAGTTTTTTCTGAAAAAATACAAAGGATGTTTGGTGCAAATAACGaggattcaattaaaaaatgTAATGGAAGCTTACAATCTAAAAGCTCAATCACTAAGGAAGCAAAAGAAATTAAGATCATCTGCTCAACTCCAAACCATGACATGAGTGGAGCAAGTGGAGGCAAAGAACCTTCAGATGAAGGCCATGACAGTAAACAT GATTTCCCTTCACCAAAGCAGAAATGCAATGTGGTGTCTGAAAATG TAAATTCAAGAAAACAACACAAGGATACAATGGCTGGTCTGAATGCTTCTGCCAGTGTTGCTAAACTTGCAAAACTg GAAAATGATGaaataaggaaagaaagaaaaagattatCTAATCGCGAATCAGCCAAGAGATCAAGGTTAAGAAAACAG AAAGAATGCGAAGAGCTACGTGGAAACATGGACAATTTAAAGGATGAAAATTCCTCACTCACACACATGCTTATAAGGCTTTCAGAGGAATGTATGGATCTCAGCAATGAAAACGATTCTATCCAG GCTGAACTGGTTAAGATGTATGGAGCAGAATCAATAGCAGATCTATTGCCCATGAAGCCTTCTTGA